The Aequorivita sublithincola DSM 14238 genome window below encodes:
- a CDS encoding inorganic phosphate transporter, protein MDNIYLLMIVALAALALADLVVGVSNDAVNFLNSAIGSKAISFRTILIIASLGIFIGAVFSSGMMEVARKGIFVPGEFYFDEIMIIFMAVMITDILLLDFFNTIGLPTSTTVSIVFELLGAAVIMALIKIGHSDTETIAEISKYINTDKALEIISGIVISVVVAFSVGMIVQYISRLIFTFHTEQKMKYFGAIFGGLALTCITYFILVKGLKGTPFYGIFKDLIETDTWLLIGGSFVIWTVFSQLFMIIFKKSILIIVIAVGTFSLALAFAGNDLVNFIGVPMAAYHSYIDWAASGVAASEYPMSSLADAVPAEPLLLFIAGGVMVLTLWFSKKARTVSDTEIDLARQGEGHEKFNPNMLSRLLVKSSTQLSTYFNFIIPKSLQQKIDKRFEKPVIDLPKHKTYELPAFDMIRASINLMVAGILIATATSMKLPLSTTYVTFMVAMGTSLADRAWGRESAVYRVAGVLNVIGGWFFTAFVAFVAAGTLAYLIYIGRGAMIAVLLLMAILLLVRNYLSHKNKVKLKLNKSGLKKTESKTVQGIIQESAENISNVVSRSNKIYTDMLRGLAKQDTKKLKKSKKGVKKLDEEVEELRDNIFYFIKNLDETSVRGSNFYIVILGYLTDVVQSLEFISKASYKHVNNNHKALRFNQIKDLQEIDQHLEELLNEIEDIFHKKEFQRIGKVLNKKEEIFASLSNKIEKQVARTRTEESSPKNTTLYFSLLLETKDLVTALMNLMEEYYTSYKKA, encoded by the coding sequence ATGGATAATATTTATTTATTAATGATTGTAGCGCTTGCCGCGCTTGCCCTTGCAGATTTAGTAGTTGGGGTTAGTAATGATGCGGTAAACTTCTTAAATTCTGCCATTGGCTCGAAGGCTATTTCTTTCCGAACTATTCTGATTATCGCCAGTTTAGGAATTTTTATAGGTGCCGTTTTTTCCAGCGGAATGATGGAAGTAGCGAGAAAGGGAATCTTCGTTCCTGGCGAATTTTACTTCGATGAAATCATGATTATTTTCATGGCAGTAATGATTACTGATATTCTGCTGCTAGATTTCTTCAATACTATCGGTTTGCCTACATCCACAACAGTTTCCATCGTTTTTGAACTATTGGGAGCAGCGGTGATTATGGCTTTAATAAAAATTGGGCATTCTGATACCGAAACAATTGCTGAAATTTCAAAATACATTAATACCGATAAAGCCTTAGAAATTATTTCAGGGATTGTAATTTCAGTGGTCGTCGCATTTTCTGTCGGAATGATTGTTCAGTACATTTCCCGACTTATTTTTACATTTCACACGGAACAAAAAATGAAGTATTTCGGCGCCATCTTTGGCGGTTTGGCTTTAACGTGTATTACATATTTTATTTTAGTGAAAGGTTTAAAAGGAACTCCTTTTTACGGAATTTTTAAAGATTTAATTGAAACAGATACTTGGTTGTTAATTGGCGGAAGTTTTGTAATCTGGACCGTTTTTTCGCAACTTTTTATGATTATTTTCAAAAAAAGCATCCTTATCATTGTAATAGCTGTAGGTACTTTCAGTCTTGCATTGGCTTTTGCTGGAAATGACTTGGTAAACTTTATTGGTGTGCCAATGGCAGCTTACCATAGTTATATAGATTGGGCAGCATCTGGTGTGGCTGCTTCAGAATATCCTATGAGTAGCTTGGCAGATGCAGTTCCTGCTGAACCTTTGTTGCTTTTTATTGCGGGTGGTGTTATGGTACTTACCTTATGGTTTTCCAAAAAAGCAAGAACCGTTTCTGATACAGAGATAGATCTTGCACGCCAAGGGGAAGGTCATGAAAAGTTCAATCCAAATATGCTTTCCAGATTATTGGTTAAATCTAGTACCCAACTTTCAACTTACTTCAATTTCATAATTCCAAAATCACTTCAACAGAAAATAGACAAACGTTTTGAAAAGCCTGTTATAGATCTTCCAAAACACAAAACATACGAACTACCTGCTTTTGATATGATCCGTGCTTCCATAAACCTTATGGTTGCGGGTATTTTAATTGCAACGGCCACTTCTATGAAGCTTCCGCTTTCTACTACTTATGTAACCTTTATGGTTGCAATGGGTACTTCTTTGGCCGATAGAGCTTGGGGTCGTGAAAGTGCTGTTTATCGTGTTGCTGGAGTGCTAAACGTAATTGGCGGTTGGTTTTTCACTGCCTTTGTTGCCTTTGTAGCAGCGGGAACTTTAGCCTATTTAATTTATATAGGAAGAGGAGCCATGATTGCCGTATTGTTGTTAATGGCCATACTTCTATTGGTTCGCAATTACCTTTCACATAAAAATAAAGTGAAATTGAAACTGAACAAAAGTGGTTTAAAGAAAACTGAAAGCAAAACTGTTCAAGGCATTATTCAGGAAAGTGCTGAAAACATAAGTAATGTGGTTTCACGTTCAAACAAGATTTATACCGATATGCTTCGTGGGCTTGCCAAACAAGACACTAAAAAGCTTAAAAAGAGCAAAAAGGGAGTCAAAAAATTGGATGAAGAAGTAGAAGAATTACGAGACAATATTTTCTATTTCATCAAAAATCTGGATGAAACCAGCGTCCGCGGAAGTAATTTCTATATTGTGATTCTTGGTTATTTAACAGATGTGGTACAGTCTTTAGAATTTATTTCGAAAGCGAGTTACAAACACGTTAACAACAACCACAAGGCACTTCGTTTTAATCAAATAAAAGATTTGCAGGAAATAGACCAGCATTTGGAAGAATTGCTGAATGAAATTGAAGATATTTTCCATAAAAAGGAATTCCAGCGTATAGGGAAAGTACTCAATAAAAAAGAGGAAATCTTCGCAAGCCTTTCAAACAAAATTGAAAAGCAAGTAGCTCGAACTCGAACCGAAGAGTCAAGCCCTAAAAACACAACCTTGTATTTCAGCTTATTGCTAGAAACAAAGGATTTGGTTACAGCCTTGATGAATTTGATGGAAGAGTATTATACTAGTTATAAGAAAGCGTAA